In a genomic window of Melanotaenia boesemani isolate fMelBoe1 chromosome 1, fMelBoe1.pri, whole genome shotgun sequence:
- the drd4b gene encoding dopamine receptor D4b: MSGNLTDFNDTLPEPEVKHRNFPALIFGILLIVIVIGGNVLVCLSVYLEKALKTTTNYFIVSLAFADLLLAVLVLPLFVYAEFQGGVWTLNMTMCDGLMTMDVMLCTASIFNLCAISVDRFIAVSIPLNYNRKHVDYRQLVLLSATWLLALAVASPVIFGINNVPERDPSECKLEDNNYVVYSSVCSFFIPCPIMVLLYFGVFRGLRRWEEARKAKLRSSIEACRKLQHAAVATALPPLTGTIPGPLPMPLPRIIERDLAQSRMDDSGDYIQQEIPYPRHYRENSVPTLTFNQLQHTKKRAKINSRERKAMRVLPVVVGCFLFCWTPFFVVHTMRALCFTCNIPPALMSTVTWLGYVNSALNPVIYTIFNTEFKKFFKKCFRSCC, from the exons ATGTCTGGCAATCTCACCGATTTTAACGACACGCTGCCGGAGCCTGAGGTCAAACACCGCAATTTCCCAGCGCTTATATTCGGGATTTTACTTATTGTGATCGTCATTGGTGGAAACGTGCTCGTGTGCCTTAGCGTGTACTTGGAGAAGGCTTTAAAAACGACAACAAACTACTTCATAGTAAGTCTGGCCTTTGCAGACTTGCTGCTGGCGGTGCTGGTCCTGCCGCTCTTCGTTTATGCAGAG tTTCAGGGTGGAGTTTGGACCTTGAACATGACGATGTGTGATGGCCTGATGACCATGGATGTGATGCTGTGCACCGCATCCATATTCAACCTCTGTGCCATCAGCGTGgacag GTTCATCGCAGTGTCCATACCTCTGAATTATAACCGTAAACATGTGGACTACCGTCAGCTCGTCCTGCTGTCTGCTACCTGGCTGTTAGCGTTAGCAGTGGCCTCACCTGTCATCTTCGGTATCAACAACGTGCCTGAGCGTGACCCCAGCGAGTGCAAACTGGAGGACAACAACTACGTAGTTTATTCCTCCGTCTGCTCCTTCTTCATACCCTGCCCCATCATGGTCCTGCTCTACTTTGGGGTTTTCCGTGGGCTGCGGCGTTGGGAGGAGGCCCGTAAAGCCAAATTGCGGAGCAGCATTGAGGCGTGCAGGAAGCTGCAGCACGCCGCCGTCGCCACCGCCCTGCCCCCTCTGACAGGCACCATCCCGGGACCTCTGCCCATGCCCCTGCCTAGGATCATCGAAAGGGATCTGGCCCAGTCTCGGATGGACGATTCAGGGGACTACATCCAGCAGGAGATTCCTTATCCTCGGCACTACAGAGAGAACTCTGTGCCAACACTGACGTTCAACCAGCTGCAGCACACCAAGAAGAGAGCCAAGATCAACAGCAGGGAGAGGAAAGCTATGAGGGTACTGCCTGTTGTCGTGG GCTGCTTCCTCTTCTGCTGGACTCCGTTCTTCGTGGTTCACACCATGCGGGCCTTGTGTTTCACGTGCAACATCCCTCCCGCTCTGATGAGCACTGTCACCTGGCTGGGCTACGTCAACAGCGCCCTCAACCCCGTAATCTACACCATCTTCAACACAGAGTTCAAGAAATTCTTCAAGAAGTGTTTCCGAAGCTGCTGCTGA